From Montipora foliosa isolate CH-2021 chromosome 6, ASM3666993v2, whole genome shotgun sequence, a single genomic window includes:
- the LOC138006855 gene encoding avidin-related protein 4/5-like: MANEGNKVQGDVSGIWHNQLGSTMEINLNKDGTSFSGTYSNNAPDSPPLIESLIGSVGSSGSPATLGFTVNFEGGRFTTSWSGQYFNNDGDEVLLTTWLMTANLSDANEYWESTNVGQDRFTRQPQAQKKGRKSLVSQHLAKMAKK, from the exons ATGGCAAATGAGGGAAACAAAGTTCAAG GTGATGTGAGTGGAATTTGGCATAACCAGCTAGGTTCAACAATGGAAATTAATCTGAATAAGGATGGGACGTCATTTAGCGGCACTTACTCGAACAACGCCCCTGACTCCCCTCCACTCATAGAGAGTTTAATTGGTAGTGTGGGGAGTAGCGGATCACCAGCTACATTAGGCTTCACGGTTAATTTCGAA GGCGGCAGGTTTACCACGTCTTGGTCCGGCCAATACTTCAACAATGATGGTGATGAAGTTTTGTTGACAACATGGCTTATGACTGCCAATCTGAGTGACGCCAACGAGTACTGGGAGTCAACCAATGTTGGGCAAGATCGCTTTACAAGGCAACCTCAGGCTCAGAAAAAGGGACGCAAATCTCTTGTCAGTCAACACCTTGCTAAGATGGCGAAAAAGTGA